The Streptomyces sp. NBC_00510 genomic interval GGATCAACCGAAAGGGTCATGCCGCGTAGGCGCCCATCGCGCCTAAGAGCGCAGAACCGGGTGTTCGCCCCATGGATGGGCGGCTACTCCAAGATCGGTCGCCTCTCGGGGCCGGCCCAGGCACAGATCATTCAACTGGAACGAACGCGACTGCGTCCAGGGCTCATCGGGCAGGCTCTCTCACGCTGGTCGAGCGTCGCGCAGGCCCCTCGGGGCCGGCTTCCTGCGCTCTTCGCCGATCGCTGTGGCTACCCTGACTGCTGTCCCGAGCCCGCTGATGAGCGGGACGTCCTGGAGTGCGCGATGTCTGCGCTTCCCTCCAAGACGGCTCGCGAGTTGCGTCTCATCGTCGAGCAGTTGGACCAGTCGATCATCCAACGGCAATACCTGGACACCTACGGCCGGCCCACCCATCGGTGGTGGAGGGATGCTTTCTGACACGCCTCGGTACAGCACCGAAGCACAGCGAACCAGCGACCACTGCACCTCCGCACGGCTCTATCGCCGGGCCCTCAGACCGCTCTCCACCCACGCCGCCGCCGAGCTCGTCCAACAGGGTGGCGAGCAGGTCGCGCCCCTCCGCCGGCCGGTCCGCCCCGCAGCGCTCACGCAGGCGTTCCTCCAGTGCCGACCGGGCGCGGCATGCCGCGGCGACGGCCTCGCGCCCGTGCCCGGTCAGCCGTACGAGGCGGACCCGCGCGTCACCCGGGGCGGGCTCCGCTCGGCGTACCCCAGGCGCTCGAGCTCGGCCGCGGCCTTGGACGCGCCCTGCTGGGTCATCCCCAGCCGCTCCGCGAGCGCGCCGACCGTCGGCTCCGCCCCGACGAGGTGCCGGAACAAGTAGCCGTGGGAACAGCGCAGGTCGCCGAAGCCGTCGGCGGCGAGGCGGTCCTGTACGGCGGCGGCGAAGCCGACGAACAGGGCGAGCGTGCCGGTGTCCAGGGCCATGGGGTCGAGGGGGTGGCGTCCGCCCAGCGCAACCACGACGGCTATGAACACCCGGGCGTCTGACCGGCCTTCGTCACCCAGGAAATTGCGTGGCCCGCCCACTGCCGCACATGTCAAGGTGGAGCCACCGAAGGGGTGTAGCTCAGCCCGGCCAGAGCAGCGGACTCCAAACCCGCACGCCGCAGGTTCGAATCCTGCCGCCCCTGCAAACGTCCTCGTCAGCGGAACTCCCCCGGGCCACCTGGGCGACCGTGGGAGGACCGGACACCTGACGGCCTAACCCTCGTCCAGGCAGAGGCAGAAGGGGTGACCGGCCGGGTCGAGGAGGACGCGGACGTTCTCCTGGGGTTGGCGGCCGGCGAGCGAGGCGCCGAGCGCGACCGCGTCGGCGACGGCGGTGTCGAGGTCGCCGACCTGGAAGTCGAAGTGCATCATGGGCCGCTGGTCGCCGTCGGCGGGCGGCCACGTGGGGGCCCGGTAGTCGGTGGCCTGCTGGAACACGAGGTAGGTCGGACCCTCGGGCGCGGCGACGACGGACGTGCCCGGTTCCTCGTGCACGACGGGCCACCCGAGCAGCTCGCCGTAGAACGCCGCGAGGGCGGCGGGATCCGGTGCCTCCATGGCGGTGCCCCACCACATGCCCAGGGTTCGTGATCGCACGGCCGCAGTCTGCAGCGGTGCCGGGGGCGTTGTCCACGTTTCGCGCGGAACGGAGCGTACGGCCTGCGCCGACCGGCGGCGGTTCGGGTTGGGTGTGCGCCGTGGAAGCGCAGGTGTGGACGTCATTGCTCGGTGTCGCGCTCGGGGGCGGCTTCTCCTTCCCGGCCCAGATCACCGCGGGCCGGCAGGCCGGCCGGAGCGAGGCCATGCGCCGGGAGGCGGACGTGGCGGAGGCGCGGCGGACGGAACGGCTGGAGCTGCTGCGGGAGTTCATCGACCTGGCCCAGCAGGCGATACGCCTGGCCGAGCAGCGGCAGGACGCACGGGACTGGGAGGCGGCCGCGACGTCGGAGTGGCGGGCGGCGGCCTTGGGGCTGATCGACCGGCTGTGGGTGTGCGAACGGATGATCGCGGTCGTCTTCCCGGCCGAGTTCTACGGGCGTGCCTGGGCCTACGGGACCGCGGTCGACCAGGTGCTGTGGCGCGAGTACGCGTACACCGAGGTGCCGTTGCACGCCCACGTGCGCGAGCCGCAGCTGGCGTTCCTGACGGCGGCCCGCGCGCAACCGGACTGAACCGCGTGGGGCGTCGCCGCCACTTCAGAGGCGGACCGTCATCTCCACGGTCACGTCGTCCCCGGCCGCGATGCCCTGGGGCCTGCGCACGGCGACCTTCAGCGGCAGCAGGTAACCGCCGTCCTTGGGGAAGAGCGACGTCGTGAAGGTGGTGTCGCCGATGCGGGCCTCGACGGGGATGACGCCCCAGCCGTAGGTGGCCATCGCGGCCACCTCGCGGATGTGCTCGGACTCCTCCTCCGGCACGGTCGCGAAGTAGTACGGCGATGGTCCGCGCCACTCGATCACACGGCCGGCGAAGACGAGCTCCATGGGGTCGGTCCCGTTCGTGGCAGGGTGGCCGGACCGCCTCAGCGTACAGGCGGTGCCCCGGAAGGGAGGGGGATAAGTCCGGTAGCGCGGTGACTGATGGTGTTTCAGGAGTCAAACATGTTGGCGATCAATTCACTTCCCATGGGTGAAACCGCAGGGCAACAAGGTGACTTGAGCCTAGAATGGGATTCCGCGATCACCCCGCGTTCAGGGCGTGGGCAGGACTGTGAGGGGCCGGATGAGCCAGGAGCGAGAGCCGCTGCCGACCGCGATCGACACCGGGATTCCCAGCGTCGCCCGGATGTACGACTTCCTGCTCGGCGGCAAGGACAACTACGCCATCGATCGTGAGGCCTCCGAGGAGCTGCTCAAGGTCGTCCCGAGCACCAAGGAACTCGCGGTCAACAACCGCAGGTTCCTGCAGCGCGTCGTGGGCGTGCTCGCCCGCGAGTACGGGATACGCCAGTTCCTGGACCACGGGTCCGGCCTGCCGACGCAGGACAACGTCCACCAGGTCGCCCAGCGCGTCGACCCGGCCGCGCGGGTCGTCTACGTCGACAACGACCCGATCGTGCTGGCGCACGGTCGTGCGCTGCTGGAGGAGAACGAGAACACGGCCGTCATCCAGGCCGACTTCCGTGACACCGACGGCATCTTCGGCCACTCCGAGGTGGAGCGGCTGATCGACTTCAGCCAGCCGGTCGCCGCCCTCTTCGTCTCGGTGCTGCACTGCATCCCCGACGAGGACGACCCGGCGGGCCTGGTCAGGCGCGTCGCGGAGCGGCTGGCGCCGGGCAGCTTCCTCGTGGTGTGCCAGCTGGTCAGCGAGGACAAGGCGGTGCGCGACTTCGTCACCGAGTTCATGGACGCCAGCACCCAGGGCAACTGGGGCCGGGTCCGTCAGGAGAGCGACGTCGAGGGCTTCCTCGACGGTCTGCGGATCCTGGAGCCGGGGCTTGTCGAGGTGTCCACCTGGCGCCCCGACACCGACCTGGCGCCGCGGCAGGCCACCCAGGAGTGGATCGAGTTCGGCGGGGTCGGCCACAAGGCCTGAGGACGTCAGGGGTCCCGGGGCCGGAAGGGCCGGCCCGGGGACCCGCGTCAGCTCACGACAGCTGCTTGAGGAAGTCGCGCAGGAAGTCCGGCGTCCG includes:
- a CDS encoding VOC family protein — its product is MWWGTAMEAPDPAALAAFYGELLGWPVVHEEPGTSVVAAPEGPTYLVFQQATDYRAPTWPPADGDQRPMMHFDFQVGDLDTAVADAVALGASLAGRQPQENVRVLLDPAGHPFCLCLDEG
- a CDS encoding DUF1905 domain-containing protein, whose protein sequence is MELVFAGRVIEWRGPSPYYFATVPEEESEHIREVAAMATYGWGVIPVEARIGDTTFTTSLFPKDGGYLLPLKVAVRRPQGIAAGDDVTVEMTVRL
- a CDS encoding SAM-dependent methyltransferase; its protein translation is MSQEREPLPTAIDTGIPSVARMYDFLLGGKDNYAIDREASEELLKVVPSTKELAVNNRRFLQRVVGVLAREYGIRQFLDHGSGLPTQDNVHQVAQRVDPAARVVYVDNDPIVLAHGRALLEENENTAVIQADFRDTDGIFGHSEVERLIDFSQPVAALFVSVLHCIPDEDDPAGLVRRVAERLAPGSFLVVCQLVSEDKAVRDFVTEFMDASTQGNWGRVRQESDVEGFLDGLRILEPGLVEVSTWRPDTDLAPRQATQEWIEFGGVGHKA
- a CDS encoding MarR family transcriptional regulator — protein: MVALGGRHPLDPMALDTGTLALFVGFAAAVQDRLAADGFGDLRCSHGYLFRHLVGAEPTVGALAERLGMTQQGASKAAAELERLGYAERSPPRVTRGSASYG